From a region of the Aeoliella mucimassa genome:
- a CDS encoding sigma-54-dependent transcriptional regulator → MEQASQTILIVDDEAPQRELLASALQSWGLAIVEAASGEAALERISESAPDMVLLDVRLGGIDGLETLRRIRLNHTELPVLLITGFADIRQAVEAVKSGADDYLSKPIDLDELQIAVTDALGRLEEEKVDGELPNLPENVVAESAAMQAVLRTAALVAASDAPVLVMGESGVGKEVIADLIHRWSHRAAKPLIAANCAGLPETLIESELFGHVKGAFTGASTTREGYFRAAEGSTLFLDEIGELPMHLQPKLLRALEAKEVTPVGADRPVPVDVRLVAATNKNLEQAVKDNTFREDLYYRLNVVELNVPPLRDRREDIPALVRKWGSEFVGAAIRLSPQALNCLLAYEWPGNVRELRNAIQRACLLCRGDVVMPEHLPAKVQALVVDDSGDELGRLSQVERATILATLEECEGNRTIAARKLGISRRGLIYKLRAMNFEG, encoded by the coding sequence GTGGAGCAAGCTAGTCAAACCATCTTGATTGTCGACGACGAAGCCCCGCAGCGCGAGCTACTAGCCAGCGCCCTGCAATCGTGGGGGCTCGCGATCGTGGAAGCTGCCTCGGGCGAGGCGGCGCTCGAGAGGATAAGTGAAAGTGCTCCCGATATGGTGCTGCTTGATGTTCGCCTGGGAGGGATCGATGGTTTAGAAACGCTCCGTCGCATTCGACTGAATCATACTGAACTTCCTGTGCTGCTGATTACCGGATTTGCCGATATCCGACAAGCCGTGGAAGCAGTGAAGAGCGGAGCCGATGACTATCTGAGCAAACCGATCGATCTCGATGAACTACAGATCGCGGTGACCGATGCTCTGGGGCGGCTTGAAGAGGAGAAGGTCGATGGTGAGCTTCCGAATCTACCAGAGAACGTAGTCGCCGAGAGTGCGGCCATGCAAGCAGTACTGCGAACGGCCGCGCTGGTCGCAGCTTCCGATGCTCCTGTGCTCGTAATGGGCGAAAGCGGAGTCGGCAAAGAAGTGATTGCCGATCTGATTCATCGATGGAGCCATCGCGCAGCGAAGCCTTTGATTGCTGCAAATTGTGCAGGCTTGCCGGAAACGTTGATTGAAAGCGAGTTGTTTGGTCACGTGAAAGGTGCCTTTACCGGGGCTTCGACAACTCGCGAAGGCTATTTTCGTGCTGCTGAGGGAAGCACTTTGTTTCTCGACGAAATTGGGGAGCTTCCAATGCACTTGCAGCCAAAGTTACTGCGGGCGTTGGAAGCCAAAGAGGTGACGCCTGTCGGGGCCGATCGACCCGTGCCGGTCGATGTGCGGCTTGTCGCTGCGACAAACAAAAACTTGGAGCAGGCGGTCAAAGATAACACGTTTCGCGAAGATCTGTACTATCGATTGAATGTGGTGGAGCTGAATGTTCCGCCGCTCCGCGATCGTCGTGAGGACATCCCAGCTTTAGTCCGTAAATGGGGAAGCGAGTTTGTCGGGGCGGCGATCCGGCTGTCGCCCCAAGCGTTGAACTGCCTATTGGCCTACGAGTGGCCAGGCAACGTGCGTGAACTACGAAATGCCATTCAGCGGGCCTGTTTGTTGTGTCGCGGCGATGTCGTGATGCCGGAGCATCTTCCTGCCAAGGTGCAAGCATTGGTTGTCGACGATTCCGGCGACGAACTGGGGCGTTTGTCGCAAGTCGAGCGAGCGACCATATTGGCCACCCTCGAAGAATGCGAGGGGAATCGTACCATCGCAGCCCGCAAACTGGGAATCAGTCGCCGAGGACTCATCTACAAACTGCGCGCGATGAATTTCGAAGGGTAA
- a CDS encoding sensor histidine kinase, producing the protein MLKTTRKAAVLLVLAVVWGGIAAWQHHEFGHERERIQGDLIRQSEMLRQALLGGARAHRRLGRVIEEQIQAIMDEITGKSGILAVRIRDDDGWFSIDSGHTEWLASTDKSPTWLTQGLQTSERVTIQVLPRGQGQGGGGGGGPGWGHNLGEESHPLELQLTLLVDRTAADAAIQSAAHLRVIVVVASGVVLAALGLAWRALVKSMESQSQTVLLKAEKKRLEDLSQAASGLAHETRNPLGVIRAGLQTIIGNGSDGSMRDYRPRLRLMMEECDRVTSRINQFLAYARPQAAELKPVALVPLIEELQMLLQPDLEGADLELRLKVDSGCEVVQADGNLLRQILFNLLQNAIAFSPAGETVEVQVARSSGNAIRISVADVGPGVDDKLVESLFSPYSTTRQGGAGLGLAIVSRLSQEQGWTVQYQQRPEGGALFTIEGVRGAS; encoded by the coding sequence ATGCTTAAAACAACCAGAAAGGCTGCTGTGCTGCTGGTGCTCGCCGTCGTCTGGGGAGGCATCGCGGCCTGGCAACATCATGAATTTGGGCATGAACGCGAACGCATTCAGGGCGATTTGATCCGACAGTCGGAAATGCTTCGCCAAGCACTGCTAGGCGGGGCCCGCGCTCATCGACGTCTCGGCCGCGTGATTGAAGAGCAGATCCAGGCAATCATGGACGAAATCACGGGCAAGTCGGGAATTCTCGCTGTTCGCATTCGCGACGACGATGGCTGGTTCTCGATTGATTCGGGCCATACCGAATGGCTTGCCTCGACCGATAAGTCACCTACTTGGTTGACTCAGGGATTACAAACCAGCGAGCGGGTGACGATCCAAGTGTTACCCCGGGGACAAGGCCAAGGGGGGGGCGGCGGAGGGGGCCCCGGGTGGGGACACAATCTCGGTGAAGAGAGCCATCCTCTGGAGTTGCAACTCACTTTGCTGGTAGATCGCACCGCGGCCGACGCGGCGATTCAGTCGGCCGCACACCTGCGTGTGATTGTTGTTGTTGCGAGCGGGGTGGTGCTTGCTGCCCTTGGCTTGGCCTGGCGGGCATTGGTGAAGTCGATGGAGTCGCAATCGCAAACCGTGCTACTCAAGGCCGAGAAGAAACGGCTCGAAGACCTGAGCCAGGCTGCATCGGGGTTGGCTCACGAAACGCGCAACCCTCTCGGTGTGATTCGAGCTGGCCTACAGACCATCATCGGCAACGGCTCCGATGGTTCGATGCGAGACTATCGACCGCGGTTGCGGCTCATGATGGAAGAGTGCGACCGCGTAACGTCGCGCATCAACCAGTTTCTCGCTTACGCCAGACCTCAGGCGGCCGAATTAAAGCCAGTTGCGCTGGTGCCGCTGATCGAAGAGTTGCAGATGCTGTTGCAGCCTGATTTGGAAGGGGCCGACTTAGAACTGCGGCTTAAGGTCGACAGTGGATGCGAAGTCGTCCAAGCGGATGGTAATTTGCTGCGGCAGATTCTGTTTAATCTCTTGCAGAATGCCATCGCTTTTTCTCCCGCAGGCGAAACCGTGGAAGTGCAGGTGGCAAGGTCCTCGGGTAACGCGATTCGTATTTCCGTTGCTGATGTAGGTCCTGGCGTCGACGATAAGCTGGTGGAAAGTCTGTTTTCCCCTTACTCGACGACACGCCAAGGAGGAGCAGGGTTAGGGCTGGCGATTGTCTCGCGTCTTTCGCAAGAACAGGGCTGGACCGTACAATATCAGCAGCGCCCCGAAGGGGGTGCGCTATTTACCATCGAGGGTGTTCGTGGAGCAAGCTAG
- a CDS encoding ferritin-like domain-containing protein, whose protein sequence is MSSRTRFHKRHGQYRTSRQLRSESLERREVLSAAGLCDGVGDALGNGPQANAGEGQAAQVGSQDCTQSQDGQAAQVRQTGKSQEHHDKMQQKQQEKDCTSNADCPVATELADIEVTDLLHMREEEKLARDVYQTLGDMYGVDLFENIAASEQQHMDSVGQLLEKYGLEDPVGDNGVGVFESTTLQGMYDALIKQGSNSLSDAYQVGITIEELDIEDLQFAIEETTHADIEQVYTHLLNGSQNHLEAFTAALAGTAGTGNGTGSGTGTCTGDGSANTQAGQGGQAEAAGQGGANSQNAAGQNGSNGQQSQTRQAAQQATNQSSQQTQTQQSQQLRDQAFAKLGTEVGDQLRLRKLDRLAKAL, encoded by the coding sequence ATGAGTTCAAGGACCAGATTCCACAAACGCCACGGACAGTACCGCACTAGCCGACAGCTTCGGAGCGAATCGCTGGAAAGACGCGAGGTGCTATCGGCGGCCGGGCTGTGCGATGGCGTTGGCGACGCGCTCGGCAACGGGCCACAGGCCAATGCTGGCGAAGGCCAGGCGGCACAGGTGGGCTCGCAAGATTGTACCCAATCGCAAGATGGGCAGGCCGCGCAAGTTCGCCAGACCGGCAAGTCTCAAGAGCATCACGACAAGATGCAGCAGAAGCAACAAGAAAAAGACTGCACGAGCAATGCCGACTGCCCGGTCGCCACCGAGCTAGCAGACATCGAAGTCACCGATCTGCTGCACATGCGGGAAGAGGAAAAGCTGGCCCGCGATGTGTACCAAACGCTGGGTGATATGTACGGGGTGGATCTCTTTGAGAACATTGCCGCATCCGAACAGCAACACATGGACTCCGTGGGACAATTGCTCGAGAAATACGGCCTCGAGGATCCCGTGGGCGACAATGGGGTAGGTGTGTTCGAAAGCACCACTCTGCAAGGCATGTACGATGCTTTGATTAAGCAAGGATCGAACTCGCTAAGTGATGCCTATCAGGTGGGTATCACCATCGAGGAGCTCGATATCGAAGATCTTCAGTTCGCGATTGAAGAAACGACTCATGCCGACATCGAGCAGGTCTATACCCATCTGCTCAACGGTTCGCAGAACCATCTGGAAGCCTTTACCGCGGCTCTCGCAGGCACAGCGGGAACTGGCAATGGTACCGGTAGCGGAACTGGCACTTGCACCGGAGACGGCAGTGCCAACACGCAAGCCGGACAAGGTGGTCAGGCGGAAGCAGCAGGGCAGGGAGGTGCCAACAGCCAGAATGCGGCCGGCCAGAATGGTTCGAATGGCCAGCAATCGCAGACTCGCCAGGCAGCTCAACAGGCGACCAACCAGAGCTCGCAACAAACGCAGACACAACAATCGCAACAACTGCGAGATCAAGCCTTTGCAAAGCTGGGAACCGAAGTGGGCGACCAACTTCGCCTGCGTAAACTCGATCGCCTGGCAAAGGCCCTGTAA
- a CDS encoding DUF2513 domain-containing protein gives MTWAGHDFLDSIRSNEVWNDTKKSIANAGVGVTLAIITELAKTCIKQKLGLE, from the coding sequence TTGACATGGGCAGGTCACGACTTCCTAGATTCGATCCGAAGCAATGAGGTCTGGAACGACACAAAGAAGAGCATCGCTAATGCCGGCGTGGGGGTAACTCTGGCGATCATTACTGAGCTAGCCAAGACATGCATAAAGCAGAAGCTTGGTCTCGAATAA